GCGACCCATCATAGCGGCTGACCACGAAACCCCCACCACTCTGAGCCACCCGGAAGAAATCACATTCGTTCGCGGCGATCAGGTCCGTCGTCCCGGCGCCCCAGCTTGCCCAGTCGGCGGAAGTGTTGGCGCCCCCAGAACCACTGCAAAGCGCGCCGCTGCCTCCAGTGCCTCCAGTGCCTGCGACGCCGCCTGTGCCTCCGGTTGCGGCGCCCGCCTGTCCCCCAGAGCCCGAAGCTCCAGCCACACCAGCGCCGCCCGCTCCTGCCGCGGCGCCAGCAGAGCCGCCAGTGCCAGCAGAGCCGCCAGTGCCAGCAGAGCCGCCAGTGCCAGCCGAGCCCGCGGTGGCTCCAGCTGAACCAGCCACGCCGCCGGCTCCACCGCTTGCAGCAGAGCCAGCGCTGCCACCGTTCCCCGCGGAAGCGCCTGCGACACCTCCGCTCCCCTCACCAGCGGCCCCAGCGTTGCCACCAGCGGACGAGCCGCCGTCGCCTGAACTGTCGCAGCCCGCAACCTGCGTCAGCGCTGCGCACACTAGCGCTGCGCACCATCGATTCGTCTGTCCCATAGCGTGATTCAAGCGAGTGTAGCCCCTTGAATGCTGGATGGTAGGCGTGAACGACCACGACCCCACGGTCTCAGGCAAAACCGCGTCCGAGCAGCGCGGACACTCGCCACGCACAAGCTCGCTTTTTAGCAGAGCGCTACTCTTTGCAGCGACCTAGCTCCACTGAATCGCGAACACGTAGCGGATCGCGTCGCCCTGGCGACTGGAATCCACCAAGTCGACGGTCGGCTCGCTCACCCCGTGGCTCTGCATCGTCCCACGGATGATGCCGCGGAAAGTCGCTGGATAGAGGTCGCTCGGCTCCACCTTGCAGCGCCAGCGAGCACCCCGGGCACCCTCCGCCTCGACGTCGTGTTCGTTCCAGGGGATTGAGACTCGGTACGCTTGAGCTAGGCGCTCGAGCACGGTGATCGGCTCGCTGCCGATGAAGGCACTGATCGTTCGCCCGACCATGCTCGAGCGAAACACCGGGTAGAAATCCTCAGCGATGCGCTCGAAGCCGGTCTCCAGGGGCGAGCCCGGGTACAGCACAGCCGACGCCAGAAAGTACAGCTTGTAGAAGTCGCGGTGGGGCATGAGCGAGAAGGGGACGAAGCGCGTGCGCACTCCTCCACGCTTCACCAGCTCTTTGGCCACCTCGTAGGTGCGGGAACGCGCGATGGTATCCACCAGCCCCTGGAAGAACATGCCGCGCACCTGACACGCGACCGGGAACTCTGAAAGCACCCGGCGAATGCGCTCGCGGTCGCGGGACGTCACCTCGACCTGGGCCGCGAAAGCCTCAGCTTCTGCAGGGTCGATGACGCGTTCACCCCAATCGAAGTCGCTTGCAGGGATCACTCCGTGCGGATCCTACCCGCCGAGCCCGAGGAAAGAAAGTCCGTGGAAACACTTCCTCAGGGGCGAGAACGCCTCAAGTGGGCACAAGCCTACAAAGACTGCGTAAGACCCCGATTGTGCGCCCGGACATAGCCTTGGGCCTTGGGGCTTGGGGGCTTGGGGCTCCGCGACTAGATAACCGCGCGGAAATCGATCAGGCGGGCCAGCCGCTGACGATCCACCCCATGCCGACGACGCACGCTACCGCGGCCGCACCAAACATCAAGATCGGCCTGAGCTTCCAGCCCCCGCGATTGGCGAGTTCACCAGCTAGGCTACCGATGACCATCATGGCGAGAGTTGCCCCGAGGAAGTACGCCGCGAGGTAAGTCGCGGCACCCATCGTTGAAAGCCCCGTGGCAGGCAGGATGCCGATCAAATGACTCGCGCCCGCAGAGCCGTGGAGCGCCCCAACTCCGAAGGTGGCGCCGCGTTTGCGATGCTGATGGCCGTGCTCGAACTCGCCACGACTCCGCCACGCTTGGTAGCCCTTCCAACCTGCCCACGCGCCCAGAGACAACAGCAGGAAACCAACACCGAACTCCGACCAACCGCTGATCAGGTGAATCGAGAGGGTGTCTCGAGCGAGCAGCGCGATCGCTCCGATCACGATCACCCCCGCGCCGTGGCCCATACCCCAGTCGAGCCCAGCGAGCAGACCCGAACGGCGGTTCCCCAGCGCTAGCGGTGCGACCGCCGCTAGGTGATCCGGGCCAGAAAGCGCGTGAATCGCACCACCAGCGAGTCCTGCGACGAGGCTCAGCATGAGCGACCTTCGTAGCACGTTGTGATGTCACCGTGCCACTTGAAGTTTTCTGGCACAGACTGTTCCAGCGCCGCGCCATTGCCACCCTCTAGCCGCAAACCAACACTCTCGGGCCATGGCAACGTCGCCCAAGTTCAACAGCCCAATCCTCGACAGCGCGCCCCTTGGCTTTCAGTGGCCGACGGTCGATCCGTTTCTGTTCTGTGTCCATCACGACGACGCGTACCCCAAGGGCAACGCCGACCTCGGTCCCGACGCGAGCCTCGCCGGTCGTAACATCGGGATGGACTTCGAACCCAAGGACGGCTGGCGCATGTATCACGGCGACGTCGTCCCGGGCTTTCCTCAGCATCCCCATCGTGGCTTCGAGACAGTGACGCTGATGCGGCGCGGTTACATCGATCACTCAGACTCGCTCGGCGCGACGGCACGCTTCGGACACGGCGACGTGCAGTGGATGACCGCGGGCAAGGGCATCGTGCACTGCGAGATGTTCCCCCTCGTCAAGCAAGATGAAGCCAACCCGGCAGAGCTGTTCCAAATCTGGCTGAACCTGCCCGCGGCCGACAAGATGGTCGACCCCTACTTCACCATGCTGTGGGCAGAAAAGATCCCCACGGTAACGTTCAAGGACGAAGCCGGAAGGGAGACCCGCGTCACCGTGATCGCGGGCAAGCTTGGGGAGGCAGCGCCCCCTGCGCCGCCACCGAATAGCTGGGCGAGCCGCCCGGATAGCGACTTGAACATCTGGACCATCACCCTCGCGCCAGGTGCTCGCTGGACCCTGCCGCCAGCGCTCGAGACCAGCCACCGCCTGCTCTATCTGTTCCGTGGGGATTCCGTTGAGGTGGCGGGTCAAGAGGTCAAGCCGAAGCGCGTGTTGGCGGTAGAGCCCGACGCGGCCCTGGAGCTCGTCAACGGAAGCGAAGAGACCGAGATCTTGATGCTGCAGGGGCGCCCGATCGGGGAGCCGGTGGCCAACCAAGGTCCCTTCGTGATGAATACGCAAGCGGAGCTCCGCCAAGCGTTCGCTGACTACCGGAGCACCGGCTTCGGTGGCTGGCCGTGGAAGTCTTCTGGCCCCGTGCATTCCCGGGAGCAAGGCCGCTTCGCCAAGCACCCCGATGGGCGCCACGAAGAGCCAGGCAAGGCCTCTGCGGCGGAATAGCTCCAGACCCAGAGGCGCTCTTCACTCCGAGTGGGAGACGCAGTGTCCTTCCCCGCGGAAGTGACCCAGGGTGGTGGTGAGCGCCTCGACGAAGTCGTCCAGGGTATTGACACCGCTTGCGCTGCCCGTGCCATAGCTGCCTTCTGTGAGGTCGAATAGCTGGACCGCGGCGAGCTCTTCGCGGGTCACGTCGCCGTCGGCGTTGGCGTCGGCCGCGGCCATGGCGTTGAAGCGCAACACTGCGTTCTCAGCCGTGAGGTCGTCGTAGAATAGGTGGTCGCCGTGAATCGTCAGCTGCACCTGTTCGATGCCGCCGTTGGCAACCAGGATCCCCTCACGCACCTCGTTGCCCGCGTCGTCGACCTGAACGCAGCTCTTGTAGTGGGTGGTGTTCGTGAAGCCCCATTTGAAGGTCTTGGTGTCCGTGCCGTTGCTCGCGCTGCCTTCGACGTAGACCCCGTAGCCATTGCTGGTCATGAACGTCACGTCCGCGTCGGTCACGCTGTTGCTCTTGATGGGCGCGCTCACGGGGCCAACCGTGTAGCTCACGCTGTCGTAGCCGCCTGAGCGGATCTTGGCGGTCTGCCAGAGCTCCTGGGGCCCTGGTTGCTTGAGATCGAAGAGCGTGACTGCACCTTCGGTGGCGCCACCGGACTCGTTCGAGTCTGCGAGGGTCACGTTTCCGACCTGGATCAGAAACTTGGAGTAGGTGATGGTCCAACCGTCTTCGAACTCCGAGGTGGGGATCTCCTGCTCGATGTAGTCCTCGCCGTAGACATTGAAGCTCGCTTGACCCTCACCCCCGCTGTCCGCGTCATCGGAGGAACTGCAGCCTGGGGCGACGCCGAGGGTGAGGCAACAGGCGAGACCCAGGGCAAGCGGCGTGCGGGGAAATAGATGATTGGACATGCTTATTCTTCTAAATTTCCTGGTGGAAATAATGTGATGGGTAAAGGTTCGCATAGACGCCCATGAGGAGCGCTACTGAACCGATGTGTGGTGAGCTCCTCCGACTAGTCGGGGATGAAGCTGAAGCTGTAGGCGACCGCTTGGCGTAGGCCGCGGGCGAAGGCGTTGTGCAGCGGCGCGAGGGTCGCGTCGTCTGCGGTGATTTCTACGATGCTCGCGTCGCTCGGCGGTGTGACGCGCGAAAGGTCGAGCTGATCCACCCAGTGACTCGGATCGATGGTGAGTACGATCGTGCCGTCTCCAGAGATCACTGCCTCGCCTGAGCCGGCGCCGTCATCGAAGGGGCAGCCTTCGATCGTGGGCACTCCGTTGGTGTCCAGGACGTCGGCCTTGCTCGCCAGCAACTCGATGTCGAAGCTGACGTCGCTCTGGGTCACGGTTGCGACCACATGAGCCACCGAGCCGTTCAGTGCGCTCGCAGCGGGGCCCGTCGGTGGAGCATTGAAGGTGAACCAGCCGGAGCGGTAGTGGCCCGTCACGCCCTCGCCGTCGGCGAGGCTGACAGGCGCAACCAGCAAGTCCGCGCTGGTTGGGGTAAGCATCTCTCCCAGCTCGTTGCCCGCGACGTAGTGCCCAGGATGCGCCTTTGCCGTAGGGATCTGAAACCAACCTCTGAGCAGATCCGACTGATTTTGGGGGGGAGGGGGCACCGCTCTTCGCCCAGAAGTCGATCGAGCGTAGCGCTCCAGGCCGCGCGCTGGCAGGACCCCTATCGCCGCTCCCTCGAAGTACCGCAACTCCCCGATGCTGAGCTCCACCTGTTTGAGCTGGATCTGCCAGTCGAAGCCGTTGCTGAACGGAGCTTGGGCAATCTCTGCCAGGTCTACGCGGGTATGCAACGTGACGCGCTTGCCCGTCGTGGACTCAGCCGTGTCGTCGCCGCAGCCGCTCTGGAGGCTGGCGACACCGAGCCACAGGCCGTACAGAGCCACTCCAAGCGAGAGGTGCTTCGTGAGTGCGAATAGATTGCCTTGTGGAATTTGCATGGGCTAGCTCCCGGCGCTTGATCAGATGAAGAGGGTCAGCGTCGCCATCAGGGTGCGCGGCGCTCCCGCAGAGATGTGGCGCACTGGTAAGAGCGAAGGGGAGGCGCCCTGATTGAAGTTTGACGGGTACACGAACTCGCCGTCGTTCCAATCCGTGTCGAGCAGGTTGAAGCTCTCGAGGCTGAGCTCCACTTCCTTCAAGCGCGCAGCGACCCGCGCATCCATCAGGAACACATTGGTGCCGAGCTCTCCGTAGGGAATTGGCCGCCGGTAGAGGTACGTCATGCCCACCCCGAAGCTGCCGACCAGGCTCCGCCCCCACAGCTTGCCCAGCGTCGGCTTGACCGCCAGATCGTCGCGTACGACGACTTGGGGTACGAAGGGCACGAGGGCACCTTCCAAGTAGTCACCGCCGGACTCTGTGAACGTCGCGCGCGTGTACGTTGCACCGAAAGATGAGGTGAACCATGGAGTCGGTTCCGCGGTGAAGTCGATCACGGCGCCGTTCCTTTGCGTCGCGGGGACCGGCTCGTTGCGCGCCACCGACTCGAGGAACACCACGTCATCGCTCAAGTCCGTGTGAAACGCCGCAATCGACGCGCGGATGCGCTTGGCGTCGACATAGCGCACGCCGAGCTCGTAGGAGCTGACCTCGGTGAACGGTGTTCGCTCACCGGCGCCGAGGCTACGCGCTTGAGGGGAGCGAAACCCTTCGCCGTAGCTCAAGAGCGCGTGCAGTCCAGGCAACACGGCGACGTCGATGGTGCCCTTCTTGCCAAAGTGCGTGCCCTGAGCCGAGCGCGTCTGGTCGTTTCTGAGGTGGTCGGTGATACCGAACGACAAGGCGTCCCAGCGCCCGCCGCCGCGCACCACGACGCGCGAGATCGGACGCACGGACAGGTCTACGTAGCCCGAAACGCTCTGGGTGTGGACTTCGGAGTCGATGATCGACGCGGTCACTTCACGGGTCACCTGACTCAGCAAGCGATCTGATTGCTCGATGCTGTCATCGCGTCCGGCGATGCCGACGGTGATGCTGTCGTGCTCGTTCAGGAGCTTGATCTGTCGCCGGAGAGAGGCGCGAAAGCCCAGCGTGCGCGCGTCGTTGAGCTGCTGCGTCGAGTCTCCGTTGACTGGATCCTCAAGGAAACCGGTGAAGTTGTGGTCGAGCTCGAGGCTGCGCGAGATGGCGTAGGGGCCGAAGTGGAAGTGCCAGTTGTCTACCGCACCGCGCAGATCAGCCACGACTTGCGTTCGGCCGCTGCGGCCACCCTGCGCCGTATCGTAGCTGTCGAAGCGGTCCTTACGGCCGCTCTCCACATCGTCCACCCGCAGCACGCCCGCGGAGCCAAAGCGTGAGGCGTAGGTGCTCGCCAGCAAACGCAGCTCGATGTCGTCGTGCAGTGGATGCACGATTTGAGCAATGGCCGAGGCGCGTTGCGCCGCACGCCCCACGCCGAAGCCATCACTCTCGTAGGTCTCGAAGGCGCCGAACGTCTCCGTGGGCGCGTCCTTCGGGTGATAGGCGAGGAAGGCGCGCCGCGCGCCGTAGCTCCCCAGCGTGCCGCTCAAGGTGAAGCCCGGCTCGTCGTAGCCCAGCTCGAAGTCCATGCTGCCGGCAACCGCGAAGTCGCCTTGCTCTGGCGAGTAGGGACCGGGTAGCGCCGTCACCCGCGTCACGACCTCGGGCATCACGAAGTGCAAGTCGGCGTAGCCCTGGCCGTGGACGTTGCTGACTTCATTCACCGGCGCGCCGCCGACCCAGAACTCGATGTCTTGGCCGTGCACTGCGTCGAAGCCGCGGAAGAAGATCTGATGAGCTTTGCCTTCGCCGCTGTGCTGAGTGACGAAGGTGCCGGGCACCGTCAGCAATAGGTCGCTCGCGGTGCGGTGCGGCGCCGCGCGCAGCACCCGCCGATCCCGCTCTACGGCGCTTGCGGTGCGCGGTGGCGTTGCGGCGCGGACGTAGACTCCCGCCTCGCTCTCGGGCGCCGTTTCCGCCTCGCCCTCGGCTGCTTGCGGGTGGTCATGGGCATGCCCGTGCTCATGCTCGTGGGGGTGCGCGTGCGCTGGCGCCTCCGCGCCGTGGGAGTGGGCTTTCGCGGGTGCCTTCGCGGCAGGTCGTACTGGAAGAAATCGAATTACCGCACGGATTTTCGCGGGTAGCGGCCCCTCGGGACCCATCGCTGGCTTGAAGCGCCAACGCTTGGCCGCTTCGATGGCGTGAGCTTCGAACTCGCTCGCCTCCACTTCGCTACCTGAAGGCAGCTCGGTGGCGCTCGCGAGCTTGGCATCGCTGACGCGCCCCTCTTGGTCCACGGTGAGAAACAGCGTCACCCGAACCTCACGGCCCTGATCGGAGCCTTCGGGCCAGCTGGGCTTCGGCTGACTTATCGCCGTGGGGGGCGTGACCTCGGCGTGGTCCCCATGCGCCGCCGCCGCCGCGGGTAGCCCGCCGGCAAGCAGCAAAACGCCCAGAAAGGGCCACTTTCGCCAGGTCATCCTCGGGGTGTAACACGGACTTCAGGAAACGTGCTACCCATTTGGAGTCAGCAACAGGGTTATTCCAACGAGCGTTGCTCAGGGCTTTTGGGGGGAGGAGCGCCTCAGCCATCCGACGAGGCCGCCTAGCGCGAGCACCCCGAGCCACACCAAACTCGCCCAGGCCCAGCGCGGATCCGTGGTGGCGATCGGCAGCTTGCCCAGGGCGCGCGGCAGGTACGTGAGCACGAACACCAACCACAAGTAGCAGAAGTAGACGAAGCTCAAGCGCAAGCGGTTCTTCGCGGAAATGAACCCGTACACGAACGGGAAGCTCACGAGCAACCCGTAGCCTAAAATGCCACCCAGTAGGCGCGTGCCCGCTGGCCACAACCCTAGCGGCGTGAGGTAGCTCACGATGAAGCCGAGGTGCACCACGTGCGCCGCTGCGAAGGCTGCGAAACCGTAGAGGGCCGGTACGCGCTTGGTGACACACCAGCTGAACCACAGGGCGCTGAAGAGCGTCAGCGACCAGCGCCCGGTGTTGCGAGTCGCCGCCGCGAAGCCTTCGCGATCAGTCTCCACGACGAGCAGCGAAAGCCCGCCAATCAGCCCAGCGATCAGAGCTGCCCCGAGGGCCATGCCCAGGGTCTGGCGCTGTTTCGGCCGCGCTTCGCCGACTTCCCCCGCCATGCGCAAGACCCCGAGCATCGGGGCAAGTCGGTGTGGCTGCAAGGCATGCAGCCACGTTCAGTGCAAATCGTGAGTAGAGTAGCGGTGCGGTGCCGTCTCCCCCCCAAAAAAGCAGAACTCGAGGGCAGGTGAGTCGACGTGGAAAGACGGGCGATGAACCCCTGCGCGTCACCTGCTGGAACGTGAATGGTGTGCGCTCGGCGACGCGCAAGGGCCTCGTGAACTGGCTCCAGCAGGACGCACCGGATTTCTTTGCGCTGCAAGAGGTGCGTGCCTTGCCGCAGCAGATCCCCGCGGAGCTAACCGCGCTCGGGCTCCAGGCGCACTGGGAACCGGCGGAGCGGCTCGGATACAGCGGTGTCGGGTGGCTGGGTAAGGTTCCATTTCAGCCGGTGGAGCTCGGCCTGCCGGGGCGTTTCCGCATCGAGGGCCGGGCATCGCTTGTGCAGTGCGGTGCGCTCTGGCTCTGCTCGGTTTATGTTCCGAAGGGAAGCGGTCCTCAGCGCGACAACAGTCGCTTGCCCTACAAGCTGGCGTTTTCCCGGGCGCTACGTCGCAAGTTGCGGCCGCTGCTCGTCGCGGGAGAGCGAGTCGTGGTGTTGGGCGATTTCAACGCGGCCCATCAGGAGATCGACCTCGAGCGACCGAAGCAGAACCGGGAGAACAGCGGCTTCCTGCCTGAAGAGCGCCGAGACTTTGCCGCCTGGCTCAGGGCGGGCTTCATCGATAGCTTTCGCGCGAAACAAGTCGAGCGCGATGGAGCGGCCCGCTCGGGGCACTACACCTGGTGGAGTCAGCGTCCTGGTTTGCGCGAGGCGAACGTCGGGTGGCGGATTGATTACGCCCTCGTCAGCCCTGCAGCGTGGCCGTTCGTACGCCGTGCTTTCATCCTGCCTGAAGTTCGGGGTAGTGATCATTGCCCCCTCGGGGTGGAGTTCGATCGAGCGGTGCTCAAGCGGTAGAAGATGGCAAAACGCTCGGAAGTTCCCGAAGAGCTGGTCAGGGCTAGTGGCATCTTTGCTGGCTTGGGGCCGCTGCTCAGCCTGATCGGCCCCCTCGTCGACCCGCACTGGGTGCAGCGCGGCCTGAACCGCGACTGGCATTTCGCCGGGCCGATTTGGGTGCTGTGGGCCGCGAGCGCCGCGATGAGTGTCGGCGGCTTGTTGCTTCCGCTGCGCCCCGCGGTGGGTCGCCCGCTGGTGATGATGTCGGCCCTGGCCTGGGCGGCGATGGGCGTGTGGCTCTCTCACCTCAATCCGCTGATGGCGCTGGTCGTGCTCTCGACCTGCCTCGCGCTGATGCACTGGATGTATCCAGCGCGCCGGATCTTGACCCCGATTGGGTTGGAGCCGGCGGTGTCCTACGCTCGAGGCAGCGCGTCGGTCGTGCTGCTCGCGATCGCGACCGTGATCCTCGCGGAACACCGCCTGGACCTCGGTACGCTAGTGGCGTTCCAGGTGGCCTCTGGGATCTCGACCTTGCTCTTCCTGCGTGCGGCGTTCGCCCGTCGTCTCGATCAGCCGGTGGTGTTCTGGCTGGCCTGGCTCATGGTGGGGATCGTGCTGGTCGACGCGAGCATGTTGCAGACCGCGCGCGTCGGCTGGCGGGGCGTGCTGATCCTAGCGAGCGTACCCGCCTGCGTCGCGTTGCTCGGGCTGCGTCACCCTCGCGGTGGCTCGCGCATGGTTGCCGCGCTGACCGATGCCGTCGCGTCGCACCCCGCGCGACTGCTCGCGGTCACGTTCCTCGCGTTGAGTATGGGCGGCGGGCTCCTGTTGCGGCTGCCCGCTGCGAGCGCCGGTGACGAGGCCTTGCGAGCGATCGACGCGGCGTTCACTGCCACCAGCGCTGTATGCGTCACAGGGCTGGTCGTGATCGACACCCCAGTTGCGCTGAGTCACGGGGGCCAGGTGCTGCTGCTCGTGCTGATCCAAGTCGGTGGTCTCGGCATCATGAGCTTCTCCACCGTGGTCGCCGCCGCGTTGGGCCAGCGGCTGAGCCTCAAGCACGAAGCGGCGATGGCCGAGATGGTGGGGAGCGATAACCGGGGAGAGCTCAACGACGCACTGCGCCGCCTGCTTGGGGTCACGTTCATCAGCGAGATCATGGGCGCGCTCTTGATGTGGCCGCTATTCGTTCGTGAAGGCGACAGCTTGTGGCACGGGCTGTGGCGCGCGGGCTTTACGTCCATCTCCGCGTTTTGCAACGCGGGCTTTGCGCTGCAGTCGGACAGCTTGGTGGGCTACACCCACAACGCTGGCATCCTCAACATCGTCGGCTTCCTGATCATCTTGGGTGGGCTGTCACCCCTGGTGATCGTGGAGTTTCCGCGTTGGTTGCGCCGCCGCAAGGTGTCCGTACAAACGCGACTCGTGATGCTGATGACCATCGCGCTCTCGCTGAGTGGCGCGGTGTTCATCGGGCTGCTGGAGTGGTCTCACGCCTTCGCAAACATGAGCTACTGGGATCGCCTGAACGCCGCTTGGTTTCAGTCGGTGACGCTGCGAACTGCGGGCTTCAACTCGGTCGACTTGGCGGAGCTGAGACCCGCGACGCTGTGGTTGATGTGCGTGTACATGTTCATCGGCGGCAGCCCGGGTGGTACCGCGGGTGGCATCAAGACCACCACCGCGGCGATCCTCGTCGCAGCGGTGGGGAGTGCGATGCGTGGGCGCTCCGAGGTCGTGGTCTATGGCCGCCGGATCCCAACGCAGAACGTCTACAAAGCGGCTGCGATCGCCACGATCGCCGCGTCGTTCATCGTGGTGGGCGTGATCGCCTTGGGCGTGACCCAAGAACTCGACTTCATGGCCACGCTGTTTGAAGTCGTTTCCGCGCTGGGCACCGTGGGTGTCAGCATCGGTGCGACGGGTCAACTGGACGACGTTGGCAAGGTGATCGTGATGGTGCTGATGTTCATCGGCCGCATCGGTCCGCTGACGCTCTTCCTGTTCTTGAACGAGCGCAGCTTCAACACCGCTTGGGATGTGCCAGAAGAAGACGTGGACGTGGGTTAGCCAGCGAGCGCAGGCAAAGCCTACTATCTGTCGGGAATCGAACGATGAAGAAGCAAGTGATGGTCGTTGGCTTGGGGCACTTCGGGAGCGCAGTAGCGCGCGCGCTGGCAGCGCGTGGCACCGAAGTGCTTGCCGTAGACAAGGACGCAGTTCGGGTGCGCAACGTCTCCCAAACCGTGA
The sequence above is drawn from the Polyangiaceae bacterium genome and encodes:
- a CDS encoding DUF2378 family protein codes for the protein MIPASDFDWGERVIDPAEAEAFAAQVEVTSRDRERIRRVLSEFPVACQVRGMFFQGLVDTIARSRTYEVAKELVKRGGVRTRFVPFSLMPHRDFYKLYFLASAVLYPGSPLETGFERIAEDFYPVFRSSMVGRTISAFIGSEPITVLERLAQAYRVSIPWNEHDVEAEGARGARWRCKVEPSDLYPATFRGIIRGTMQSHGVSEPTVDLVDSSRQGDAIRYVFAIQWS
- a CDS encoding High-affinity nickel transporter, with translation MLSLVAGLAGGAIHALSGPDHLAAVAPLALGNRRSGLLAGLDWGMGHGAGVIVIGAIALLARDTLSIHLISGWSEFGVGFLLLSLGAWAGWKGYQAWRSRGEFEHGHQHRKRGATFGVGALHGSAGASHLIGILPATGLSTMGAATYLAAYFLGATLAMMVIGSLAGELANRGGWKLRPILMFGAAAVACVVGMGWIVSGWPA
- a CDS encoding pirin family protein, with the translated sequence MATSPKFNSPILDSAPLGFQWPTVDPFLFCVHHDDAYPKGNADLGPDASLAGRNIGMDFEPKDGWRMYHGDVVPGFPQHPHRGFETVTLMRRGYIDHSDSLGATARFGHGDVQWMTAGKGIVHCEMFPLVKQDEANPAELFQIWLNLPAADKMVDPYFTMLWAEKIPTVTFKDEAGRETRVTVIAGKLGEAAPPAPPPNSWASRPDSDLNIWTITLAPGARWTLPPALETSHRLLYLFRGDSVEVAGQEVKPKRVLAVEPDAALELVNGSEETEILMLQGRPIGEPVANQGPFVMNTQAELRQAFADYRSTGFGGWPWKSSGPVHSREQGRFAKHPDGRHEEPGKASAAE
- a CDS encoding TonB-dependent receptor; this encodes MGPEGPLPAKIRAVIRFLPVRPAAKAPAKAHSHGAEAPAHAHPHEHEHGHAHDHPQAAEGEAETAPESEAGVYVRAATPPRTASAVERDRRVLRAAPHRTASDLLLTVPGTFVTQHSGEGKAHQIFFRGFDAVHGQDIEFWVGGAPVNEVSNVHGQGYADLHFVMPEVVTRVTALPGPYSPEQGDFAVAGSMDFELGYDEPGFTLSGTLGSYGARRAFLAYHPKDAPTETFGAFETYESDGFGVGRAAQRASAIAQIVHPLHDDIELRLLASTYASRFGSAGVLRVDDVESGRKDRFDSYDTAQGGRSGRTQVVADLRGAVDNWHFHFGPYAISRSLELDHNFTGFLEDPVNGDSTQQLNDARTLGFRASLRRQIKLLNEHDSITVGIAGRDDSIEQSDRLLSQVTREVTASIIDSEVHTQSVSGYVDLSVRPISRVVVRGGGRWDALSFGITDHLRNDQTRSAQGTHFGKKGTIDVAVLPGLHALLSYGEGFRSPQARSLGAGERTPFTEVSSYELGVRYVDAKRIRASIAAFHTDLSDDVVFLESVARNEPVPATQRNGAVIDFTAEPTPWFTSSFGATYTRATFTESGGDYLEGALVPFVPQVVVRDDLAVKPTLGKLWGRSLVGSFGVGMTYLYRRPIPYGELGTNVFLMDARVAARLKEVELSLESFNLLDTDWNDGEFVYPSNFNQGASPSLLPVRHISAGAPRTLMATLTLFI
- the xth gene encoding exodeoxyribonuclease III, giving the protein MRVTCWNVNGVRSATRKGLVNWLQQDAPDFFALQEVRALPQQIPAELTALGLQAHWEPAERLGYSGVGWLGKVPFQPVELGLPGRFRIEGRASLVQCGALWLCSVYVPKGSGPQRDNSRLPYKLAFSRALRRKLRPLLVAGERVVVLGDFNAAHQEIDLERPKQNRENSGFLPEERRDFAAWLRAGFIDSFRAKQVERDGAARSGHYTWWSQRPGLREANVGWRIDYALVSPAAWPFVRRAFILPEVRGSDHCPLGVEFDRAVLKR